In Besnoitia besnoiti strain Bb-Ger1 chromosome I, whole genome shotgun sequence, the genomic window ACGCGCGGAAGGGAagcccgcgcgcgacgaacTTTCTGAAAACTGGCTTCCGCTCTCGCAGGACGAGTCCCAGACTCCCCTCGGAAAGCCAGCCACCGCGCttctctgcagagagagccgtCTCGCTTCAAAAACTGGAGATGAAAAACAGGAAAAACGAGActccctccgcgtcgagCACGGCTAGGCCTgaagcgcacgccgcgcggaaACCAAAGGCATGCGCCCCACCGCCTCACgggaggccgcgcctcggcagccggcaccgccccccctcctcccctctccGCACTACGCGAAACCCTAAAAAATCAAGATTGCCAGGGCGAGGTGTGCGTCATCGTTGCCTGacgcctccctcccccctcccctgtGCAGACCGGTCGCCGCACCAAAATCTCCCAccgttctctccctctggAGCCcgacgtcgccgctgcagagggaATTGCCCAAACTACCTTCTGTACGAAcatcccccctcccccccccccgagaCTCTCGGCGAGACGCACCACTGACACACACGACGACACAACGTGCCCGCAGGCAACACGTTCATCACCGCAACTACTGCGGCTCAAAAAAAACCAGAAGCGTTTTCAGCCGTTGCATGCAGAAAAATAAAAATCCGGCTTCGGTGTGCATATCGCTCTCCCCCCTGCTTGTCTACGGTGCCCCTCCCTAAGTCTCTCAGGTCGCGCCTGGACGCGGCGCCACCATCGCCCGCATGGGGAAAAGTGGCTGCAACCCAAGCGGAAGTTCTTCCACGCAAACGAAGAGGACAAAAGCATGCGCCCACTACGAACCGCTTGCGCGTCTCCCCTGTGAGTGCGAAGGATTCAGCCCGACTCTCCGCGCACCGCTCTCGAcgtccttctccctcgcctccttcgcttgCTCCTCGGGTGCGCGAtgcgccgtctcctcctcgccccccccttcccccccgccagctctccgcctcggATCTACAAATTGAGGCGGTCGGCTGCGTGCCCGGAGAGGGACAGAAAAGACGCAAACGCTCTCGGCGGAGAGCCTTGCGCATGCGAAAAActcgaggacgcagagagggcggcgagagggagacTCCCTTCTCGGGGCGCGTCAGCTGGCGGCTCCCCGGCGAAGAAGTGAGTGAAGCGgagctcgccttcgccctcacACATCTGGTCCACGAAGAACGCGTGGCGGGGGTCgtccccgcccccgccgagaggccgcgcaggcggcagaaaacgcgcggagacgcctcgcgcacCGCGAAAGACTccgtttctctcctcgcgcgggccgcctgcgtcgccccctCGGGCGCCCCCCCGCGGGATATCCTGGCTTGCAGCAGCGGGGAACGCGCAGAGGTCGCCGCCGTGGAGCAAACGAGCGTCGGGGATGAACGCCGTAGACGTCTCTcttcctgcggcggcccgcgcatctcccgcgcgcgcacaGAGGGACGCGCCGACGACCAACGAGGGAAAGGCAGGTCGTCGCGCGGGGGGCTGGCCCTGGGGAGGCGCAGGGCTCtcccgctccgccgcgctgtaCAGCGACGGAAACGCCTCGCAACCCACAGAGGAACCTTCTCTCTCGGCCTGGAACGGCCTCTTCGAGAagaggccgctcgccgccgcggtctcccgctgctccgcggcgtccaAATCCTGAGAGAGCGCTGCGACGGCGgacagcgcagacgcgagaggaggccgcgcaaGTCTCCCCGGCGCGTTGACACCGCCAAGCccaggagacgccgaggcgaacggcgccgcTTGGGGCGCAGAAGggggcagcgacggcgcccaCGGAAAGGGACTCTCTGCCGAGAAAAACTGCGCtggggacggcgaggagaacgtgaggccagcggccgcggccgcccttgcaggcggcagctctcgctctccctcgaAGGTTGTgagcggcgaagcgagggAAGAGCAAGTGAAGTGCTTTTCAAACTGCcgcccctcgtcgtcgccccgaGGACAACCCGCTTCCCGCAACACACTCCACTGTCCCGACTGGCGACACACCTTGTCCAGCGCGCTCTTTGcatcgcgcagcagcgccgccgcttcgcgcccgcagccgctgcctgcctcgcgcgcgtgtcgcagcgcctcgccggggCAGtcgtgcgtctcgcgcgaccCGCAGCTCTTCttgccttcctctccgccgccgcgggcttcgtcggcggagcggcgggccgccggcgaagctTGCGGTGATGCGGAAAAAAAGTACGGAAACGCCTTTTCCATCTGCGCCGtgaagccgccgcgtcccAGAAGCGTCGTGGcgacgggcgacgacgaagggcAAGTGGAGGACGATGAACCTGGCGAGAAGCTCgagccgagaggcgcgctTTGGAAGAAAGAGGTCACCGACGACTCGAAGAAATTCTGAGTCATGTTCTCAAAGTGGCTCTTCACAGCTCCGTGTGTGTGCAGCGACTTCTCGCCACTCGTCGAATCCGCCGCGGGGAAGCACGCCAGCGCCCCTAGGGGAgacgcctccgtcgcgcgaCCTCCTCCACACAGCCTGGCCTGCCCTGTCGACTGGCCTCACCGccccgctgcggctctcgaagactgccgcgcggcttcccCTCCGCCGGCAAAGGCGTCTTCTCACATTTAGCCGGCGCGtcctgtctccgctttcCGCCCCTGTCGGCAGCTCGCTTTTTCCCCACGCGATCCGCGGGGAGGAAACTTTGCagcctcgctgccggcgcgggcagcgcccCTCCGTTGCCCTCCGCCACGGGCGAgaccgcaggcgacgcgacgccTTGTTGCGGCGGACTACCTCCTTCTTTTG contains:
- a CDS encoding hypothetical protein (encoded by transcript BESB_001680), coding for MTQNFFESSVTSFFQSAPLGSSFSPGSSSSTCPSSSPVATTLLGRGGFTAQMEKAFPYFFSASPQASPAARRSADEARGGGEEGKKSCGSRETHDCPGEALRHAREAGSGCGREAAALLRDAKSALDKVCRQSGQWSVLREAGCPRGDDEGRQFEKHFTCSSLASPLTTFEGERELPPARAAAAAGLTFSSPSPAQFFSAESPFPWAPSLPPSAPQAAPFASASPGLGGVNAPGRLARPPLASALSAVAALSQDLDAAEQRETAAASGLFSKRPFQAEREGSSVGCEAFPSLYSAAERESPAPPQGQPPARRPAFPSLVVGASLCARAGDARAAAGRETSTAFIPDARLLHGGDLCAFPAAASQDIPRGGARGGDAGGPREERNGVFRGARGVSARFLPPARPLGGGGDDPRHAFFVDQMCEGEGELRFTHFFAGEPPADAPREGSLPLAALSASSSFSHAQGSPPRAFASFLSLSGHAADRLNL